CACAATCACTGAGCCTCCCCAACCAAGGGGCAGGCCAGGGAGGCAAAGTAGAGGTTTCTGGCTAGGCTGGGGCAGAGCAGACCCCAGACTCCACAGGAACGGACAGCTGCCCTCCCTTCCAGGTCTCTGTCACTGCAAGAGATGATGTGCCCTTCTTCGGACCCCCCCTCCCGGACCCCGCCGTGTTCAGAAAGGTGAGGGGCAGCCCCTAGTCATGGGCAAAGCAGGACAAAATGGGTGGGGGCCTGGGGGGTGCACATACATTCTGCCTTATGAGGTCCCAAAGCTGCATTGTGTGCCAGGGCAGCTGGGCTCCCCTAACTGCAACTGGGGACTGGCTTTTCTGTTCAtcttgaaaacactttttttttttttcccccacaaggTCACAGAATAAACTGCACAATTGTTTTATACTTTCCATGTAGTAGACTGGCCTTTCCtcatttctgttctctttctgaCAGTTCCAATCTCTtctttcttctaaaatgtttGGGGAGGGGCACACTTCAAGCTTGGGCTTCAGCTCTGTACACAGCTCAGCTACCCTAGACTGAAGCAGTAGGTCGAGGCCCCAACTCAGACCCTAACATCTGTGGGGTTTGCTCTCCTGAGGGCATGGGCAGCCATGAAGGGCACTGGGGCCCCTTGAAGGTACCTGGGGAGCTGAACCCAGGGAGATGCCCTTTTGGGAGTGAAGAGGGTGACCCCAGGCCCCAGCAGAGCATGGTTCAGgagctgcagcctctgcctcattGGGGTTCAGACTCTTGTTTATGTGTTCATCTGAACCTCCGTTTCTCATCTCCTCCACACTGGGGGTTTCCAGGGGCCTGAGTTCCAGGAATTTTTGCTGACAAAGCTGATCAATGCTGAATATGCCTGCTACAAGGCAGAGAAGTTTGCCAAACTGGAGGTGAGGATGGGCTGTAAGAGCTGGGTCACCCTCTTCTCACCTTCCAACCTAGAACTTCAGTCCTGTCTCTGGGAAGGGAAAAGCCATGTTCAGACCCTGGCCTTAGTGGGGACACTTGGGgctggatggattgatggatgagTAGGAGGTTGGGGAGAGGAAGCCGGAGGGATAGTGAGGAGTGCCCAGGAGATGCTGGGATGCGGGCAGGCTGATGGGGGACACCTTGGGTCTGGGTAGGGGGTGAACCTGGAGGGTGGGGACATGAAGCCAGACCTTGAAGAGGCTATGAGGGGCCCTTCATATGAGGGTCCCTGGGGGCTGCTTGAGCTGTGGAGTGGCCTGGGGGAAGGCGGTGCAGgggccctccccactccccactcatTCAGAGAAGGCGTCCCGTGCCTCAGAAAGGTGGCCGGGATTTGAACTGTGGGCCGAAGGGCTGATCCCTGGGGTCCTTCCTGACGGCCCGGGCCTGGCCCACAGGAGCGGACGCGCGCAGCCCTCCTGGAGACACTCTATGAGGAACTGCACATCCACAGCCAGTCCATGATGGGCTTGGGCGGCGACGAGGACAAGATGGAGAATGGCAGTGGGGGCGGCGGCTTCTTTGAGTCTTTCAAGGTGAAGGGCCCCAGGTCTAACTGGCCGGGGAGCAGGGATGCGGCTAGGGCGGAATCCCAGGCTGAGGCTGATGGACACGGCATGGGGGTGGAGTCTGGCAGAAGGGGCGTGGCTTAGGGGGTGGAGTCCCGGACTGGGGAGTGGCTAGAGGCGGTTGGCATTGGAGGTGGTATTTGAGAGGGGGTGTTGCTAGAGCGAAGTCCCGGACTGGGGCTCACTGACATGGTGTGGAGGTATGGCTAGAGGCTGCTCGCATGGGTGTAGAGTCTGGGAGGGGACGTGGCTGGGGGTGGAGTCAGGGGCCAGGGCTAATGGACGTGGCGTGGGGGTGTGGCTAGAGGAAGCCCTAGTCTGGGAGGAGGGCCGGGCTCGAGGTGGATTTGGGCTTTTACAATGGGCTTACACTTGTGGACATAGTCTGCCTTGAGTAGAGTTTGAGGGAGCAGCGTGTAAGGTGGGACCCTGGCTTGAGGAGGAGTaactgttggaggtggggcctaggtGGAGAATTCACCTGGGAATTCTGCTGAAGGTTGGAGGATTCTGGGAGACAGCAAGGGCTGCTGATACAAAGGCTGCCAGGTCAGCaggcagagaagagaggaagaggctcTGTCTTGactgagagaaagaaatagagttCTCAGAAGGGGTGTGTGAACCATGATCACTGGAGAGGGACCTGGCCTGTGTGACCCACCCTGCCTGTCCCTGGTTTAGCTTACTTTAAGAGCAGGGACacttcaaatctcagctctgctacttaccAGCTTGGGCATTCCGTGAgcatcagtttctttatctgttgaGTAGGGTAATGGCAACTTACCTCATACAGTTATTGTTATCTTTAAAAGAGTTAGGTTAGTACAATATAAGTTTAAAAGCaaaatgcggccgggcgcggtggctcaagcctgtaatcccagcactttgggaggccgaggcgggcggatcacgaggtcaggagatcgagaccatcctggctaacacggtgaaaccccgtctctactaaaaatacaaaaaactagccgggcgcggtggcgggcgcctgtagtcccagctactcgggaggctgaggcaggagaatggcgtaaacccgggaggcggagcttgcagtgagctgagatctggccactgcactccagcctgggtgacagagcaagactccgtctcaaaaaaaaaaaaaaaaaaaaaaagcaaaatgcaaaaccTTACCTGTCTGCCTCAGCAATTATTGTCTGAAATGAGAAGTGTGGGGAGTGGAGTAGTTCCTGGACAGGGTCTGGACTCACCCAGGCTACAGGGCCCCAGATGGTAGCCTTTTTGCCACCGTCTCCACCCACCTGCCCATCTTCCAGGTGCCTGGCCAGCTGGTCACACCTCACCCTCAACCCAGggcaggtcacacagctggagaTATGGGTTGGAATAAGGGAATTAGTCCAGCTGCCCAGGCCTGCCCAGGAACTGAGGGGAATAGATCATCTTTGAGAAAGAGGCTTGGAGACTGGAGACAGGACAGATGGGGTCAATATGGACCTGGGGTGTCTCCTTTGAGGAGGGCTCCAATGGTCCCACATCTGGTAGGTGCTGGACGGTGGACCTAGATTAGGTCAAATAATTTCTCAGAAGCAGCAGAGTCCACAGTTGAGGGCATGGGTCCTGGCATGCTGGGCTCGCCCCTGCCTCAGTTCCATCATGTGTGACATGGGCATGATTGCTAGTCCCCTTCTTGCAGGGGGATCCAGTGACAGAGTGATTGTAAAGCACTGGTCCCACAGCAAACATTTGGTATAGATTGGTCTGAAAAAAGCAGGGAAGGAGGGtgtgagggaagaaaagaaagaagaccgGAGAGCTCTAAGAGGCCTCAACAGGAATGAAACTCGGGTGTCAAGAGGGCTCTCTGTGCACTCAGTATCTTCTGCAGTCCTTACGCAGCCACATGAGGACACTCAGCACAGAGCAGCCTGTGTGTCCCAGAGACTGAGAGAAGTGAAGTCGTGTCCCCCAGGCCACCCGGCAAGTTGGTGGCAGAGCCAAGACCTGAGCTACCCTTAGGCAGGCCCCATACGTACCTGCTTCTCATGTGACGCACAGGGAAATTGAGGCCTGGCCCCACCTCCCTCTGTTGCCCTGCTGTCCACGTGCCCAGGGGAAGGGATTTCCAGGGCTCACCCAGAGTGGCATTGCCGGGGAGGGACCAGATGCCTGGGCTCCTGGGTTTCCCCAAGGGGACGGCCCTTAGGAATCCTGTGCCTCCTCCACCGCCACCCGCTTCACAGAGGGTCATCCGGAGCCGCAGCCAGTCCATGGATGCCATGGGGCTGAGCAACAAGAAGCCCAACACTGTGTCCACCAGCCACAGCGGGAGCTTCGCGCCCAACAACCCCGACCTGGCCAAGGCAGCTGGAATAGTGAGTGCCCTCCCCGTGCCCAGGCCCCTGTCCCTCCCTGAGGGGGGCCCTCagctctcctctgcctcctgaggcCTGGCCCCCCTCTCTCTGTTGCCCTGCTGCCCACGTGCCCATCCTAGGCTCTGGATTTGGTCTAGCCACTGCTTTCCTTGGGAGGGGGGTGAAGTGCCCAGGCCAGGACACTGCGGTGCTGACAGCTTGCAGCCTGCGGCCCCTTCCCAAGCTCCTTGGCCCtcccctcctcctggcccctgatACATTGAGGTGTGACTTTCCGCAGGTCAGCCCTGGGGCAGCCTCTGTGTCTCATTCCTTATTGAGTATCTATTATCTGTTTGCTGGGGACTGGGCTGCTGTGTGGGCACCTACTGTCAAGCCTTGGGTTTCTgtgggcacctactgtgtgtcaggctgTGGGCACCCACTGTGTGTCAGGCCCTGGGCTGCTGTGTGGACGTGCACTCTGTGAGCATCTACTGTGGGCCCGGCCCTGAGTACCTGTGAGCACCCACTGTGTGTCAGGTCCTGGGCTGCTGTGTGGGCATCGACTCTGTGAGCACCCACTGTGTGTCAGGTCCTGGGCTGCTGTGTGGGCATCGACTCTGTGAGCGCCTACTGTGTGCACAGCCCTGGGCTGCTGTGTGAGAACCTACTCTGTGTCAGAAAATGGACTGCTGTATGAGCACATTGTGTGTGCTAAGCCCTAGATGTCagtgaacacctactgtgtgtcaggaaGTGAGCTATTGTATGGGTACTTTTTCTGTGAGCACCTCCTACTGTGTGTCCGCAGCAGCCAGGGCCTCTGTGGTGTGGCTGCCTATTGTGTGTCAGGAATCTGGCTTCTGTGTGAGCATCTCCAGAGGGAGCACCTCCTGTGTGATCACTGACCGTTGTCCAGGTTCTGGGATTCTGCTGCTCACACTCGGGAGTGCTGGGCACATGGATGAATACGGCCTATGGCTGTGGGCCTCACTGCTGTCCACTGCCTAGTGGCCACCCCAGGACACTGCACCCACTGCTGTGCTcttcacccatctatccatccatccacctacccacccatccacccacccacccatccatccatccatccatccatccatccatccactcactcatccacccatccacccatccatccatccatccatctccattcatccatccatccatccatccatccatccattcatccatccactcacccatccacccatccatccacccatccatccatccatccccatccatccatccatccatccatccatccactcactcatccacccatccatccatctccatccatccatccatccatccatccatccatccactcactcatccacccatccatccatccatctccatccatccatccatccactcactcatccacccatccatccatccatctccatccatccacccatccatccatccatccatctccatccatccatccatccatccatccatccatccatccatccatccatcctttatTGACTGTCTACTGCATGCCAAGCCCTGCGCTCAGTGCTGTGAGGCTATGTCACATGGCAGGAGGGAATTCTCCCAACCTCTGCTGTCCAGCAGTCACCAAGCACACTGTCATGTGAGAAGCAGGCCCAACCTCCCCCCAACCTAGTTTTATCaacccctcccttcctctccaccAGAGTGACCCAGCCTCCTATGGGTGGCCGAGAGGGGCCCCAGGGACAGGACCAGGCCAGCAGCACCCACCATGGCAGTAATTGGAcccatttctgttttgtttttgcacaattctccctctctctgtgtttCCTCCTTTCATTCCACTCTCTCTCCTTGTTTTTTtgttccctcctcccttccctctccccctcctgTGGCCTCTCTGCCctttggctctctgtttctccttccttcttgcccCTGTCTTTTTtgctccctctcctccttcccttttctgcTCTTCTCACCCTCGCCTTTTCCTTTCGGCCTTCCCCTGTCTTCCTTCTCCGTCTCTGACCTTCCCTGGGCCTGTCTCTGTGTCCTTGCGTCCCTGTCTCTCTGGATTTCCTTCTGTGCCTGTCTGGTGTGCCCTCGCTGGTTCACGCGTGTCCCTGTCTCCGGGTAACGGTCTAtctgtccatctctctccctgtctcacCTGTCCTCTGTCTCTCCTTATGCTTCTCGCCTTCCCTTCCCCTGGCCCTATCTCTCCCATTGCCTCCCTATCTCTCCCGTTGCCTCCTGCGCCATTCTCGTCCGTTTTCTGTctgtcttcctcctttccctgcctctcctcctctctttgtCTCCCTCCTACCATCTCTTTCGCTCTCTgactctttctctgtctctctctctctgccctcgCCCTCTGCTGCTTGCCAGTCATTGCTTATTCCTGGGAAAAGTGCGAGTAGATTCGGACGCCGGGGCAGTGCCATAGGCATAGGAACCGTGGAAGAGGTTGTCGTCCGCGGGGCCGCCGGCTCTGGAGGCTGCCTGCACGCGCTGTTCTCTGCTCGCTCTCAGGACGGAGGCCATATTGGGGACGTTGCCCCTCTGCCCCCGGGACAGGCCCCAGGGCGTGCGGGATGGAGTGGCGGCAGCTCCGATGGCACTCAGCACCTGCTTTGGGGCCTGGTACCTGTGCCAGAGCCAGTGCCCCTCACCAGGGGCTTCTGGCCCTGCCTTGGCCCCTGGGACCCTGGCCCAGTCCCTGCCAGGATCCGGTACCCAAAGGCCCTACACCCAGCCGCACGTCCCCCAATATCGCCGGTCTGCATGGAGCGCCATCCCTCTCCTCTGCCCTGACTCCTCCTCCCCGCCACGAACTGGCCTGGGGTCCTACCCCTTCctgcctccagagaagctgggggCAGGCTTCTGGGGCCTGGGGCATCCCAGCACAGTGTGTGGGAAGCTGGGGGGGGGTCTTCCAGCTACTGGGCCAGAACCTCCCCCACCCAATTTGGAGGTTCCAGGAAGGGGCCCCAGCTGGCACGGGGTGGGGCTTGGGTTGCTACACCACGCTCTGACCACCGCCCTTAGGCTGCAGATCCCGCAGAGCCCTGCGGGGCAGGGAGCCGTAGCCATTCTGAGGACTcggcctcctcccaccccagccccctcAGGACCCTGCCCTAATCCTGGGCCTGTGTTGGCGGTCCTGCTGTGTGAGCTTGGGAGAGCCCCTTGCCCTCCTGGGGACTGTTTCCCTTTCTGTGAACTGGGAGGCCTATCTGGGGATGAATATCTTCTCTCGTTCTTTCTTGCTCACCAACTCTGCTTCAGGGCCTGGGGCAGCAAGGTCCCCAAAGGGGATGTTGGGGGGCACTGGGGCTCCCAGGGAAGGTGGCACTGAGTTGGGGCCTCTCCTCACAGTCACTGATTGTCCCTGGGAAGAGCCCCACGAGGAAGAAGTCGGGCCCGTTCGGCTCCCGCCGCAGCAGCGCCATTGGCATTGAGAACATACAGGAGGTGCAGGAGAAGAGGTGGGTGAGGGGGGGACAGTGCCCCGTTCCCCTGCACCCCCATCCCTGATCCCCATTCGGTGGCAAAGCAGAGCAGGCAGAAGGGAGTGCCCgcccctctgcctctctgtccccACTAGTGACAGCTGTGTGGTCAAGTCTCTGCTGTGTGTCGGGCACCAGGGCCAGCACGTCACCTAACGTGCCACATGCAGATCAAGAAGCCGTAGGTCAGAGGGGTCAAGGGGcttgcccaggtcacacagccagtgatgggcagagctgggatctgagcCCTGATCTGTCTAGGGCCAGCACCCATGCTCTTCCCACGGCCCCAGTGCATGTGGGAGGGCGTAGTGCTGATGTTTGGGGTGGCCACAGATGGGCCTGGGGGTGAGCGAGTGTGGGCAGCATGAGGGCAGTGAGCCCAGGCCAGCAGCAGGGCTGCCCCCGGAATTCCGAGGCTAGCTCCTGGGTGTGAGTACTGCCTCCGTGGTACTAACCacgtgtgaccttgggtgagtcactGAGCTCCTCTGAGCCTTACTGTCCCAACCTGGAAAAGGGACAAGAACACAACCCATGGCATGGGGCTGCTGTGGGGACCTGGGGCGCTGCATGTGAGGCCGGGGCCAGGCCCCCTGAGAGGGCTCCAGGAGGGGAGCGGGCATTGTCCTTGCTGCTGCCAGAGCTCCACGTGCTGTGAGTCCTGGGTTCAGGTCTTGGCACTGCCACGTCCTAGCTGTGCGTCCCTGGGCAGGTTCCTTATCCATAATGGGACAGCTGTACCTGCTCCTGTGGAGAGGACGTGGGAGGAGTCCCATCCCTGTCCCATACAGCCCCGTCAGTGCCAACCCCATCACTGGCCAGGCTCGCCAGGGAGCCCACAAGACTGCTCCAGGGCTGGCCCTGAGGATAGGGGTGTGGGTATGAGGCAGGAGGCACCGTGACCCCCCTCACCGCCTGGGCCTCATGCTACCCCTGATGCCGGGCCCGGAGCTGAATCCCCCCGCTGCCCCCGTGTGCCCTGCAGGGAGAGCCCTCCGGCTGGTCAGAAGACCCCAGACAGCGGGCACGTCTCACAGGAGCCCAAGTCGGAGAACTCATCCACTCAGAGCTCCCCAGAGATGCCCACGACCAAGAACAGGTTGGGGCTCAGGGCACGTGGGGCTTGGGGGCTTGGGAGTGGTGAACcgtccttcccctcccctgcctgggCCCGGGACAGCCCAGGAGCCTTGACTCTGCCACAGCAGGGTGTCAGGGGGGCCTGGGCATTCTCTGGGGCCCTCCTTTGACATATACCCACCGAACGCTTTGTGCACGCCCAGCCCCGCGCCCGGCTCTGGGGCACAGAAGTGCCCTGCACATAGGTCCCCGCCTCACGGCCGCAGGTCCACTAAAACATGGCCTCATAAGCTGTTTCCAGATCATGGTGATAGGAGGAACCCGAAGCAGGGTTGGGGGGGATGAAGAAGGACTGGGGGCAGGGGTGCTTTAGATGGGTCCTCAGGGGAGACACCTCCATGGGGTGACATTTGAATTGGGAATGGAGCCAGCCCTGCTAGGACTGGCACGGCAGAGAGAAGAGCATTCAGGTGAGGAGCTCGGCCAGTGCAGAGGCCTGGGGCACACTCCAGGGACAGAAAGAAGggtggccgggagtggtggcgtatgcctggagtccacctacctgggaggctgaagcaggaggatggttttagcccaagagtttgaggcggcagtgagctatgatcatgcttgTGAATAACTactgcaactgcactccagcctggacatcatagcaagactctatcactttaaaaaaaaaaaaaaaaaagagtacctgAGGGGCTGGGCCCAGACAGACATTGTGACATTGTGCTggatggtggcaggaaggaggttGGAGAGGGGGGCAGACACTGGCTTATAGCTTAGCAGGCTGTAAAAgagctttgtcctttttttttccttttctttctttttttttttttttgagacagagtctcgctctgtcaccaggctggagtgcagtggcataatctcaactcactgcaagctccgcctcctgggttcttgccattctcctgcctcagactcccgagtagctgggactacgggcacccaccaccatgcccagctaatttttgtatttttagtagagacggggtttcaccgtgttagccaggatggtctcgatctcctgaccttgtgatccgcctgccttggcctcccaaagtgctgggattacaggcatgagccaccgcgcctggcctaagagCTTTGACTTTTATCCTAAGTGTGACAGGAAGCCTTGGGAGGATTTTAATCATGAGGGTGATGCTTCAAGAAGCTGACCGAGGTTGCTCTCTGGAGAAgaggctggagtggggtgggATGGAAGCAGAGAGGCCAGTGAGGAAGCTGTCCCTGCATTTGGTGTCCGTTGCCTGAGTTGCCTCTGTGTTGGGTTCTGTGGGGATCGAGAGGACTCAGCCCAGGCTAAAGAGCCGAGTAGGCAAACAGAGAGGAAAGgatggcaggggcaggggagaCACGGTATGCAGGAGCCAGCGTGGGGAGGGTCATTCTCACCTTGGGAGGAGGAATCGGAGAAGGACTCCTGGAGCTGGAGCCCTAGGCTGATTTTTGAAAGGCACATTTGCTTTTCGGGATTTGAGAGGACTGAGACTCCAGGCAGGAGGCGCGGAGGCCCTGAGCATGAAAACCTTGTGGGGTTAAGAGAGTAGACTGTGGAGTTGCCTGGACCTCATCCACTGCCCTCCCACCTGTGCTGAGTGACCCTGGGCTGTGTGCCTGCCCCCTCTATGCCTGGCATCTCCTCATCTGGAAGATGGGTATAATAATCATAGTGATAAGATAATTCGGGTAAAGGCACGTAGAGCAGTGCCTAGCGCAGAGTGGACGTGCAGCCGATGACGTTAGTGTCACTAATCGCTGCTGTTTTTGAACATCAGGCCAAGGACATTGTGCTTTACCTGGGGAAATGGGGAACCAGGAGAGGGTTTTGAGCAGGGGAGGGACATGGTCAGATTTATGGATTAGGAAGGACAGCGGGGGTaggaggaggctgcagggggAGTCTGGGGGGCTCAGAGGCCCAAGGATCTGTAAGGGGTCCCCAAAGGTGCTTGGCTGCTACAGGCTGGGCCTCCCGGGTTGGGGAGGGCAAGGGAGTGAGGGCCTGGCCCAGGAGGGGCTCGGGGTGGACACCGGCTAATGGGGCGCTGTCTGTGGTAGAGCGGAGACCGCCACGCAGAGAGCAGAGGCGCTCAAGGACTTCTCCCGCTCCTCATCCAGTGCCAGCAGCTTCGCCAGCGTGGTGGAGGAGACGGAGGGTGTGGACGGAGAGGACACAGGCCTGGTGAGAGGCTCAGGGGGTCGGGGGCTCCACAGGAGCTTGGAAGGGGGCTCCTTGCTGCCTGGAGATGCCCTGAGTAGAACCACGAGCCTGGGCGTGGCTGAGATGTGATCAGGGGACCCGGCCCAAAGGCGCAGTGCAGACGAACCCTCCCCTGCTCAGAAgccttccatggctccccagcACTGTCCACAGAAAGCTCAGTTTCTGGAGCTCTTGGAGATCTGGTCACTCCCTTCTTCTCTAGtctcctctctcaccacttcagACATTCTGGACTCCCTTGTGGCCCCCCAAGCCTCCCAGGCTCACTGCACCCCTGGCCCTTTGCACGTGTGCCATCTCTTCTGTCTGGAACACTCTTCTGCCGCCGCCTCCTTTCTTTGCGAGGCTGGCTCTGACTCATCCTTCTTGACTGAGTCTCACACACCTCCTTTTGAAAGCCTTCCCTGATTTCCTAGTCTCAGGGTAGGTTAGGAACCCGCTTTGCATTCTCACAGTCCCTGGGCTTTGCCCGGAACACCCTTTGTCATTCTTCATTCTGTAAACCATCAGTGGGCCCCTGTTCCTTGCCAAGCACTGCCCCAGATACAACAGGTGCAGCTGGAAACGGTGCCGACCCAGGCCCTGCCCGCTGCGGCACAGAGTCTAGAATTACAATGGTCTCTTCACAgcctgccttgcctcccagaTACCAGGCTCCTGAGGGCAGGGCCCATGCCTGATTTATGTCAGTGGCAAGCCCTGGAGAACATCAGTGaatgttggttgaatgaatgagtggcaGTGGGTGGTGTGTGCCCGGGTCTTTGCCTGCCCTGACTCTCTCCTCCTGTGATCTCCCTGGGGCAGACATGGCTAGGCCCGTCCTCTTTGCAGGGGGTACAGGTGGGGGATTGTAGAgtgcagagagggagaggggctGGGAGGGAGCCCTAGCCAGTGCCAAGGGCATGGGCtaacctccctccctctctccaccccctccccaggaGAGCGTGTCGTCCTCAGGAACACCTCACAAGCGGGACTCCTTCATCTATAGCACGTGGCTGGAGGACAGTGTCAGCACCACTAGTGGGGGCAGCTCCCCAGGTATCAGGACAGGGCAGCTTCCCCACGAAGCAGGGCTACCCTTGGGGTAGGAGGGGGACAGGGCTGGGTACCAGGTCCCATGCCCCACACAGTCGGTGTGTGATGTGACTGCCCCTGCCTTGGAGGACAGCGGGCAGGTCATTGTCCAGCTTAGGGTGGCTGGGCGGATTGGAGGGCTGGTTTCTTCTGGAAGGGTCTCGGAGGATGATGGGGGATGGCAAGGAAGAAAGTTAAGGGTGGGGTTGGAGCGCACTGGTGCCGACCGCCCACCTGTGCCCCCGTCTCCCTGGTGCCTCCCCGCGGCCAGTGAGGTGGCTCCCTCCTGCCCCCCTCCCCAGGCCCCTCTCGATCACCCCACCCAGACGCCGGCAAGTTGGGGGACCCTGCATGTCCCGAGATCAAGATCCAGCTGGAAGCATCTGAGCAGCACATGCCCCAGCTGGTACGTGCAGCCTCCTGGGGCTGGTGCTGAGGGAGCCGTACCCGGGAGGGGATGAGCTGGCGGGGAGGCTGGGAGCTGAGGCTGGACCAAGAGGTCCCCCCAGGCCAGGAGGGGTGGGGCTCGCCCGGCCTGGACACAGCCAGTGACTTTGCACACCTGTGTCTCCCGCCCCGTTGCCTCTCCCGTCTTGCCGCCTGCCTCACCACCACTGTCTGCAGGGCTGTTAGCCGGGCCACCCCCTCTGAAGGTGAAGCTGAGCAGGTTAGAC
This DNA window, taken from Macaca mulatta isolate MMU2019108-1 chromosome 1, T2T-MMU8v2.0, whole genome shotgun sequence, encodes the following:
- the RAP1GAP gene encoding rap1 GTPase-activating protein 1 isoform X4; this encodes MIEKMQGSRMDEQRCSFPPPLKTEEDYIPYPSVHEVLGREGPFPLILLPQFGGYWIEGTNHEITSIPETEPLQSPTTKVKLECNPTARIYRKHFLGKEHFNYYSLDTALGHLVFSLKYDVIGDQEHLRLLLRTKCRTYHDVIPISCLTEFPNVVQMAKLVCEDVNVDRFYPVLYPKASRLIVTFDEHVISNNFKFGVIYQKLGQTSEEELFSTNEESPAFVEFLEFLGQKVKLQDFKGFRGGLDVTHGQTGTESVYCNFRNKEIMFHVSTKLPYTEGDAQQLQRKRHIGNDIVAVVFQDENTPFVPDMIASNFLHAYVVVQAEGGGPDGPLYKVSVTARDDVPFFGPPLPDPAVFRKGPEFQEFLLTKLINAEYACYKAEKFAKLEERTRAALLETLYEELHIHSQSMMGLGGDEDKMENGSGGGGFFESFKRVIRSRSQSMDAMGLSNKKPNTVSTSHSGSFAPNNPDLAKAAGISLLIPGKSASRFGRRGSAIGIGTVEEVVVRGAAGSGGCLHALFSARSQDGGHIGDVAPLPPGQAPGRAGWSGGSSDGTQHLLWGLSLIVPGKSPTRKKSGPFGSRRSSAIGIENIQEVQEKRESPPAGQKTPDSGHVSQEPKSENSSTQSSPEMPTTKNRAETATQRAEALKDFSRSSSSASSFASVVEETEGVDGEDTGLESVSSSGTPHKRDSFIYSTWLEDSVSTTSGGSSPGPSRSPHPDAGKLGDPACPEIKIQLEASEQHMPQLVRAASWGWC
- the RAP1GAP gene encoding rap1 GTPase-activating protein 1 isoform X29, whose product is MIEKMQGSRMDEQRCSFPPPLKTEEDYIPYPSVHEVLGREGPFPLILLPQFGGYWIEGTNHEITSIPETEPLQSPTTKVKLECNPTARIYRKHFLGKEHFNYYSLDTALGHLVFSLKYDVIGDQEHLRLLLRTKCRTYHDVIPISCLTEFPNVVQMAKLVCEDVNVDRFYPVLYPKASRLIVTFDEHVISNNFKFGVIYQKLGQTSEEELFSTNEESPAFVEFLEFLGQKVKLQDFKGFRGGLDVTHGQTGTESVYCNFRNKEIMFHVSTKLPYTEGDAQQDENTPFVPDMIASNFLHAYVVVQAEGGGPDGPLYKVSVTARDDVPFFGPPLPDPAVFRKGPEFQEFLLTKLINAEYACYKAEKFAKLEERTRAALLETLYEELHIHSQSMMGLGGDEDKMENGSGGGGFFESFKRVIRSRSQSMDAMGLSNKKPNTVSTSHSGSFAPNNPDLAKAAGISLIVPGKSPTRKKSGPFGSRRSSAIGIENIQEVQEKRESPPAGQKTPDSGHVSQEPKSENSSTQSSPEMPTTKNRAETATQRAEALKDFSRSSSSASSFASVVEETEGVDGEDTGLESVSSSGTPHKRDSFIYSTWLEDSVSTTSGGSSPDAGKLGDPACPEIKIQLEASEQHMPQLGC
- the RAP1GAP gene encoding rap1 GTPase-activating protein 1 isoform X17, producing MIEKMQGSRMDEQRCSFPPPLKTEEDYIPYPSVHEVLGREGPFPLILLPQFGGYWIEGTNHEITSIPETEPLQSPTTKVKLECNPTARIYRKHFLGKEHFNYYSLDTALGHLVFSLKYDVIGDQEHLRLLLRTKCRTYHDVIPISCLTEFPNVVQMAKLVCEDVNVDRFYPVLYPKASRLIVTFDEHVISNNFKFGVIYQKLGQTSEEELFSTNEESPAFVEFLEFLGQKVKLQDFKGFRGGLDVTHGQTGTESVYCNFRNKEIMFHVSTKLPYTEGDAQQLQRKRHIGNDIVAVVFQDENTPFVPDMIASNFLHAYVVVQAEGGGPDGPLYKVSVTARDDVPFFGPPLPDPAVFRKGPEFQEFLLTKLINAEYACYKAEKFAKLEERTRAALLETLYEELHIHSQSMMGLGGDEDKMENGSGGGGFFESFKRVIRSRSQSMDAMGLSNKKPNTVSTSHSGSFAPNNPDLAKAAGISLLIPGKSASRFGRRGSAIGIGTVEESLIVPGKSPTRKKSGPFGSRRSSAIGIENIQEVQEKRESPPAGQKTPDSGHVSQEPKSENSSTQSSPEMPTTKNRAETATQRAEALKDFSRSSSSASSFASVVEETEGVDGEDTGLESVSSSGTPHKRDSFIYSTWLEDSVSTTSGGSSPDAGKLGDPACPEIKIQLEASEQHMPQLGC
- the RAP1GAP gene encoding rap1 GTPase-activating protein 1 isoform X16; this translates as MIEKMQGSRMDEQRCSFPPPLKTEEDYIPYPSVHEVLGREGPFPLILLPQFGGYWIEGTNHEITSIPETEPLQSPTTKVKLECNPTARIYRKHFLGKEHFNYYSLDTALGHLVFSLKYDVIGDQEHLRLLLRTKCRTYHDVIPISCLTEFPNVVQMAKLVCEDVNVDRFYPVLYPKASRLIVTFDEHVISNNFKFGVIYQKLGQTSEEELFSTNEESPAFVEFLEFLGQKVKLQDFKGFRGGLDVTHGQTGTESVYCNFRNKEIMFHVSTKLPYTEGDAQQLQRKRHIGNDIVAVVFQDENTPFVPDMIASNFLHAYVVVQAEGGGPDGPLYKVSVTARDDVPFFGPPLPDPAVFRKGPEFQEFLLTKLINAEYACYKAEKFAKLEERTRAALLETLYEELHIHSQSMMGLGGDEDKMENGSGGGGFFESFKRVIRSRSQSMDAMGLSNKKPNTVSTSHSGSFAPNNPDLAKAAGISLLIPGKSASRFGRRGSAIGIGTVEEVVVRGAAGSGGCLHALFSARSQDGGHIGDVAPLPPGQAPGRAGWSGGSSDGTQHLLWGLSLIVPGKSPTRKKSGPFGSRRSSAIGIENIQEVQEKRAETATQRAEALKDFSRSSSSASSFASVVEETEGVDGEDTGLESVSSSGTPHKRDSFIYSTWLEDSVSTTSGGSSPGPSRSPHPDAGKLGDPACPEIKIQLEASEQHMPQLGC